The nucleotide sequence CAAATAAAAAACAATGCAAGCAAAAAACTTTAAGCAAATTAAAAAACAAGTTAGCCTCATTTTGATAGCTGCGGTTATTTTATTCAGTTGTAGTAGTTCTCCAAATGAAGAACCTGCAACTGTGAATAGTAAACCTACAGCCCAGGACGATAATCTAACTGTAAATAGAAACAGTAGTTCTGGAGTGGCTAACCAAGTGACGGTTTCTTCCAATGATAACATAGGTAAAGATGGTGGTAGTGGTGATAATTTTAAATTATTGTCAAATGCCACAAATGGTACGGTAACTGAAATTAGAGACGGGGTTTTTGAATACATTCCCAAAGCAAATTTTCATGGATCGGATAGTTTTACCTACACCATAACTGACAAAGATGGCGACAAAGCTACAGCAACTGTTCATGTTACAGTAAATTTTGTACTTGTAGCTGCAGATTTTAACAATATTGATCCTAATTTACCTTCTTTCGTATCCTTACAGAATACCACGCCAGAGGGTAAAAAATGGGTAAAACAAGAAAATTTATCGGATGAATTTAACAGCTGGGATGCTAACAAATGGTTTAAATCTACATGGAATTACGGCGTTCCTGTTTTTATGTCTACATCTAGTGCTAATTCTGGAGTTGCTGATGGAAATTTATGGATAAAAGCTACGTTGAATGAAACTAATCCTGAAGGGCGCTGGTTTCAGTCGGCTAGGATTCACTCTAAGACTAAGATTAGTTACCCTATGTACACTGAGGCGAGAATTAAAGCAGCACATATTTCGGCCTACAATACTTATTGGCTAAATAACGGAAACTCCACAAATAGAGATGAGATTGATATTATTGAAAACAACTCAAAGCCTTCTTGTGGTTGTCAACCTAATTTTCCATTGCAAATGAATTCGCAATATTTTCATGCTGATTCAAATAAAACACCTGTTGAAATAAGGAATGAGGACAATTTTCATCAAAACAATTTATCAAGTGTGAATCCGCTTAAAGGAGTAAAGTGGAACGAAAACTACCACACTTTCGGGGTTTGGTGGAAAGATTCTAAAAACATTCAATTTTATCTTGATGGTGAGCCAGCGGGTAAGGTAGTGGTAGGACAAGACCGTTCAGGACAAACCTATATCAATCGTGAGTTTACAAGAGAATTAGAGATCATTTTTGACCTATGGACAGCCGATGCTAGTTGGCTAGGTGGTCTTGCATCCAAATCTGATTTAGGGGATAATTCAATCAATACAATGAAAGTGGACTGGGTAAGAACTTGGAAATTAGAAAATAAATAAGCTCAATTATTGGTCACAAAAAAGAGTTAAAACTATGCACTTTAGTGCATTTCGCTTTAGCTTCTAAAAATTTTAGCCACAGATTATAAAGATTTAAAGGATTAATCTGTGCTAATCTTTTTAATCTGACAACCAAATCTACGGGCTTTCAGTTCATAGTAGTTTAGTTATAGTGATTGAACAGCTTTGTAGCTATAAAGGTTATTCTGGAAAAACATCCTAATAGTTTTTCAGAATAACCTTTTTGATTTATAAAGTATTGAAATATTTTCTACGATTGTTATTTTTTCTGCCAAGCTCTAAAATATTTCACACGCATTTCTCCATTTAAGCTGTTGTCATCAGGTAAGGCGCCAAACCATTTGTTGGATTCACAATTGAAATTAATTTCTAGTGGCTGGTGCCAATGCGTATTTTTAGCTTCTCTAAACAAGATGCCGTCAATGTAAAACCGAATGTATTCAGGCGTCCATTCTAATCCCCAAACATGATAGTCAGCTTGTAACTCTTTTGGGAAATAATATTTTTCGGTTCTGGAAAAATGAGCTTTTACATTGCCTTGATTTTCGGGTGATTTAAAAACGTGAATATTCGAATTCAAGTCATGACGGTTTTGTAGAACTCCTGGGGCATTTTCGCAAATATCAATTTCTGTCCACCAGTCTTTGCTTACATTGGTCATCCAAAAACCTGATACCCAAGGAGCATCCATCAATTTGCATTCAGCTTCAAAATAACCGTATAAAAATTGTTTTTTGCTTTTAATAAATCCTGTTGAGTGTGTAAAACCCTCGGGTAATTTTTCATCTCCATGTTGGTTCACCTTAATCACTAATTCACCTTTGTTTAAACTGATATTTGAAGGGTGAAAATACGTGGGCTGACGGCCTTTCCATTTAGGGTTATTAGGAAACCATTTGCTTTCGTTTAAATTATTCGAATCAAATTCGTCTGAATATTCTTTTAGCAATACCCATTTTGAACTGTTTTTTTGGTCTGAAAGCGGAAATGTATTATTGAGTCTTTTAGGTGCTTTTTCTAACGTAATAGAATCAGCATATTTTTTGGGAGGTATTGTTAAATCCTGGGAGTAGGCATTTGTTAAAAAAGCCATAGTAAGTAGTAGGATGATTTTTGTTTTCATAATAATAGAGATTAGCAATATTTTATAGTTGGTTTTAGGCGCTATATAATAGGAATTTAAAGTTTAAATATAATGAGTTCTATAGGAGAAGAAAAATGCATGCACTAGAGTGCTACTTAAAAAACCAAATGTGGTAGTTTTTAAATCAAATCTTATTATTCGCCCACCTATATTTCTTTTTCCTATAAAAAGAAATACGAGATTTGAAAATGTATCTGTCAGTAAATATTGATTGTAAAAACCATTTGTGGTGGGGATAAATACATTTGAAAAGCTTTTAATAAATGGATTGAAATATTTTTGGTGAATCAAAAAACAGAAATTAAAACTACTATTTCATCTAATTCTATAATTTATTATGAATACAAAAGTATATGTGCTTGCAATGATAGCTTTGATATCATTGATACCAAAAGTAACAGCGCAAAATCAATCTAAGAAACCCAATATTCTTTGGATTTTAACAGATGATCAAAGAAAAGACTCTAATGGATATTATAATCAAATTACGTCTGGAAAAAATGATAGCCCACTGGGGTATGTTTCATCTCCTAACTTGGATGCATTGGCAAAAGAAGGAATCGTCTTTACTAATATGTACTGCAATTCACCTGCTTGTGCCCCCTCTAGAAATGGTATTCTAGCAGGTAAATATCCTCATCATTCTGGAGTGTATGGTTTTGAATATTTTAATGGAGAAGCTCCATTTTTTACAAAAACAATGCCTCAGATCATGGCTGAAAATGGGTATGAAACTAGCTTGTTTGGAAAAGCGGGATACCGTAACAAAAGTGTAGATAAAAAGAGTAAAGAAGTTTATAAAGGCTTTTATCAACAATATATTTTAGATACAGAATTGTCTAAGGCTGGAATTACGGATTGGAATAGCGCTGCCATTTATGGTAAGCAACCTAATGGTAAATCAGGGAAATTAGATACTCGAGTGGAGTTTTATTATCCAAACGGAGAAAAGAAATCATGGAGTAGGGAAAATACCATATCTGATGAAGAAAAAGCAATTAAAGCATCGGTTGAAAAGGAATTGGATATACTTTACCACAATACAACAGATGGCGAAGAATCGGGACTAATAATTGGAGGAGTAAACTCGATGCCTGCTGACAAAACCTTAGACGGCAATATTTTGACTGAGTATTTGAATTATCTAAAAAATCAAGGTCAGCCTTATAAGTCATTACAAGGTATAAAAATGAATGGAGCCGATTCAAGGAAGCCCATTTTTACGAGTTTAAGTTTTCATTTTCCTCATACACCCGTAATGCCTCCAAAGGAATTTAGGGATCGTTTTAAGGATAAGGTATATAAAATACCTGAATTTGACAAAAAAGAAGAGTTAAGCAAGTTGCCAAAGCAGTTGGTTGATTTATACAAAAAACTGCAAATTGATGGGTATTCGTATAAAGAAAAACAGCAGGCTATACGTGATTATTATGCGTTTTGTGCTTATGGTGATTTTATTATTGGTAAAGCCATTGAAGCATTCAAAGTTTATTCTCAAAAAAACAATCAAGAATACGTGATTTTATATACCTCAGGAGATCACGGTTGGCAATTGGGTGAACAAGGAATTGAATCTAAATTTTCGCCTTGGGATTTGTCAACTCATACTACAGGTATTTTAGTTTCCTCGGATAAAAAAGCCATTCCAGCCGGAAAAGTATATGAAGGCTTTACCGAATACGTTGATATTATGCCAACAGTTTTGGCTGCAGGCGGAGTTGATTTGTCAGATAAAGAATATGATTTTTTAGATGGTTATAATATGGCTGCATTGTATGCCAATAAAAAACTAAACAAAGAATATATCATTGGAGAAATTAATAGTGTTGCTGGTCCGCGAACTTATATGCGTACAAGAGATTTTGCTTTTTCGATGCGACCAAGACCTTTAAATGGTGGCCCTGGTGGAAAATATAAACCGAATGAAAATGTTCGCTGGGGATTAGATGCCCCAAGAGAAGAAGTGCAACTCGCCTTATATGATTTGCGTAAAGACCCTATGGAACGCAATAATGTGGCAAATGACAAAAAGTATATCGAATTGACAGATTGGTTTCGCAAAAAACTGGGGAATATTGTTTTGGGTGATGGTCGTATTGAATGTGATTGGAAGCAAAAGGATGTGTACAGTCGGACTGATTTTGCGTTAGGAGCTGATGATAAGAAGATAAATATTCCTTCGGCCATAATTCCAAAATAAGAAGAATAAGAAAGTATTAAATTAAGAATAGAAAGTAAGATGAAGAAAAAAATAAATATCGCCTTAGTACTTTTTTGTGTAACGATTAACCTATTCTCGCAAGCTAAAAAGGAAGTTTTTAAACCTGACTGGGAATCTATTAGAGCAAATTATAAAGTTGCCGAATGGTTTAGAGATGCTAAATTTGGAATCTTTTTGCATTGGGGACCCTATGCTGTACCTGCTTATAGTAGCGAAAAATATCCAAAAGGCATTTATGACCAAAAATGGAGTAAGGGTGGAACAAAACCTTATACCTATCATAGAGAACATTACGGAGAGCCATCTCAATTTGGTTATAAAGATTTTATTCCTCAATTTAAAGCTGAGAATTTTGATGCCAATGAGTGGATTACGCTTTTCAAAGAAGCAGGAGCGCGTTATGTAGTTCCAGTTGCCGAGCACCATGATGGATATGCGATGTATAATTCTAAGTTTACAAGATGGAATGTGGTGCAAACAGGACCAAAGAAAGATGTGATGAAAATGCTTTCGGATGCATGTCACAAACAAGATTTAAAGTTTGGAGTTTCTTCTCACTTTGCTTACAATCGTTTATACTACAAACGTGATGATCCAAGTTGGGATACTAATGACCCACAATATTTTGATTTATACGGAAAACCAGTAAAAGAAGGGGAAAAACCCACACAAGAATACCTGGATTTATGGTGGAATCGTACCACGGATATTATCGATAACTATAAACCTGATTTATTATGGTTTGATTATGGATTAGATGATGAAGGATTCAAATCTGTACACA is from Flavobacterium sp. NG2 and encodes:
- a CDS encoding Ig-like domain-containing protein, which translates into the protein MQAKNFKQIKKQVSLILIAAVILFSCSSSPNEEPATVNSKPTAQDDNLTVNRNSSSGVANQVTVSSNDNIGKDGGSGDNFKLLSNATNGTVTEIRDGVFEYIPKANFHGSDSFTYTITDKDGDKATATVHVTVNFVLVAADFNNIDPNLPSFVSLQNTTPEGKKWVKQENLSDEFNSWDANKWFKSTWNYGVPVFMSTSSANSGVADGNLWIKATLNETNPEGRWFQSARIHSKTKISYPMYTEARIKAAHISAYNTYWLNNGNSTNRDEIDIIENNSKPSCGCQPNFPLQMNSQYFHADSNKTPVEIRNEDNFHQNNLSSVNPLKGVKWNENYHTFGVWWKDSKNIQFYLDGEPAGKVVVGQDRSGQTYINREFTRELEIIFDLWTADASWLGGLASKSDLGDNSINTMKVDWVRTWKLENK
- a CDS encoding family 16 glycosylhydrolase; amino-acid sequence: MKTKIILLLTMAFLTNAYSQDLTIPPKKYADSITLEKAPKRLNNTFPLSDQKNSSKWVLLKEYSDEFDSNNLNESKWFPNNPKWKGRQPTYFHPSNISLNKGELVIKVNQHGDEKLPEGFTHSTGFIKSKKQFLYGYFEAECKLMDAPWVSGFWMTNVSKDWWTEIDICENAPGVLQNRHDLNSNIHVFKSPENQGNVKAHFSRTEKYYFPKELQADYHVWGLEWTPEYIRFYIDGILFREAKNTHWHQPLEINFNCESNKWFGALPDDNSLNGEMRVKYFRAWQKK
- a CDS encoding sulfatase-like hydrolase/transferase; translation: MNTKVYVLAMIALISLIPKVTAQNQSKKPNILWILTDDQRKDSNGYYNQITSGKNDSPLGYVSSPNLDALAKEGIVFTNMYCNSPACAPSRNGILAGKYPHHSGVYGFEYFNGEAPFFTKTMPQIMAENGYETSLFGKAGYRNKSVDKKSKEVYKGFYQQYILDTELSKAGITDWNSAAIYGKQPNGKSGKLDTRVEFYYPNGEKKSWSRENTISDEEKAIKASVEKELDILYHNTTDGEESGLIIGGVNSMPADKTLDGNILTEYLNYLKNQGQPYKSLQGIKMNGADSRKPIFTSLSFHFPHTPVMPPKEFRDRFKDKVYKIPEFDKKEELSKLPKQLVDLYKKLQIDGYSYKEKQQAIRDYYAFCAYGDFIIGKAIEAFKVYSQKNNQEYVILYTSGDHGWQLGEQGIESKFSPWDLSTHTTGILVSSDKKAIPAGKVYEGFTEYVDIMPTVLAAGGVDLSDKEYDFLDGYNMAALYANKKLNKEYIIGEINSVAGPRTYMRTRDFAFSMRPRPLNGGPGGKYKPNENVRWGLDAPREEVQLALYDLRKDPMERNNVANDKKYIELTDWFRKKLGNIVLGDGRIECDWKQKDVYSRTDFALGADDKKINIPSAIIPK
- a CDS encoding alpha-L-fucosidase, yielding MKKKINIALVLFCVTINLFSQAKKEVFKPDWESIRANYKVAEWFRDAKFGIFLHWGPYAVPAYSSEKYPKGIYDQKWSKGGTKPYTYHREHYGEPSQFGYKDFIPQFKAENFDANEWITLFKEAGARYVVPVAEHHDGYAMYNSKFTRWNVVQTGPKKDVMKMLSDACHKQDLKFGVSSHFAYNRLYYKRDDPSWDTNDPQYFDLYGKPVKEGEKPTQEYLDLWWNRTTDIIDNYKPDLLWFDYGLDDEGFKSVHKKILAYYYNKGVEWKKEVVFQDKNMKYESFPEDLIVLDLERGRMDGINKYPWQTDTSIGKISWGYVTTEEYKTSDYLLDELIDIVSKNGCLLLNVGPKADGTIPAEAQSILKDMGKWIKINGQAIFDTRPWKIFGEGPTKVSKGNHTEKENKDAVAEDIRFTAKGDVLYATALAWSEKGNYTIKSLALNNPYEIRAVKSVQFVSGPNKINWKQTAEGLVIDVQGNKPCESAYVFKIEFKK